One genomic segment of Belonocnema kinseyi isolate 2016_QV_RU_SX_M_011 chromosome 2, B_treatae_v1, whole genome shotgun sequence includes these proteins:
- the LOC117168092 gene encoding vicilin-like seed storage protein At2g18540, producing the protein MDQRLILKCRDYHAQLFGREQLQNHICGAWSLLQNQPPLSETAEQKQARWGAKEKRKKQEVEKAMKEEIRKIRDVVESAVDWEGMLAWRKEEEEKEKRKEIERKIKEFEVRMKKQEEEWRKKKNN; encoded by the coding sequence ATGGACcaaagattaatattaaaatgcCGGGACTACCATGCGCAGTTGTTCGGAAGGGAGCAACTCCAAAATCACATTTGCGGAGCATGGAGTTTGCTTCAAAATCAACCTCCTCTCAGCGAAACTGCGGAGCAGAAACAGGCAAGATGGGgagcaaaagaaaaaagaaagaaacaagAAGTAGAAAAAGCAATGAAAGAGGAAATAAGGAAGATACGAGATGTGGTAGAGTCAGCTGTAGACTGGGAAGGAATGTTAGCATGGAGGAAagaagaagaagagaaagaaaaaaggaaggaaatagaaagaaaaataaaagaattcgaaGTGAGGATGAAGAAGCAGGAGGAAGAATGgagaaagaagaagaataattaa